The following proteins are co-located in the Malus sylvestris chromosome 13, drMalSylv7.2, whole genome shotgun sequence genome:
- the LOC126596512 gene encoding uncharacterized protein LOC126596512 codes for MRTVQYTSSLFCSLLILLFFVQIQAQTNCWSSCGEIKNISYPFRLKGDPSGCGDSDYELSCVDNKPILEIFPGKYYVRNISYYDHTLRLVDVNFANGTCGLPSGPVETTNGFVRDARFMGYGWNPGSRFRFVKCSTNISNMPEAANHTVVPCLTSNGTYVYAVYDGDYSYYEPQKSCSVISLAPVDLRKDVTKFNSYEAVMELLKAGFEVEWSVTCRDCSLASKQCVVKSMDKPFTYICKKEYKELTRAEGNWIIAAIVVGGLIALGIFIGIIVFVIRRCRRRRNAADNTNKNPQNRISA; via the exons ATGAGGACGGTCCAATATACATCTTCTCTTTTCTGTTCTCTGCTGATTCTGCTATTTTTCGTTCAAATTCAAGCACAAACCAACTGTTGGTCTTCCTGCGGAGAAATAAAAAACATCAGCTACCCTTTTCGCCTCAAGGGCGATCCATCCGGCTGCGGCGACTCCGATTACGAGCTCTCTTGTGTCGACAACAAACCCATCCTAGAGATTTTCCCCGGGAAATACTACGTGCGCAACATTTCCTACTATGATCACACACTCCGTTTGGTCGACGTCAACTTCGCCAACGGAACCTGCGGCCTTCCGTCTGGTCCTGTCGAAACAACGAACGGGTTTGTCCGGGATGCTCGATTCATGGGATATGGGTGGAACCCAGGAAGTCGTTTCCGGTTCGTCAAGTGCTCAACAAACATCAGCAACATGCCGGAAGCTGCTAATCACACAGTGGTTCCTTGCCTGACAAGTAACGGGACTTACGTCTATGCTGTTTATGATGGCGATTACTCGTATTATGAGCCTCAAAAATCATGCTCTGTCATTTCGTTGGCTCCTGTCGATCTTCGTAAAGATGTTACGAAGTTCAATTCTTATGAGGCCGTCATGGAACTATTGAAAGCTGGCTTTGAAGTTGAATGGTCAGTTACGTGCAGAGATTGCTCTTTGGCTAGTAAACAGTGCGTAGTAAAATCAATGGATAAGCCATTCACCTATATCTGCAAAAAAG AGTACAAAGAACTGACAAGAGCCGAAGGAAACTGGATAATTGCTGCAATCGTTGTGGGAG GTCTGATTGCTCTGGGAATTTTCATTGGTATAATTGTATTTGTCATCCGAAGATGTCGGAGAAGACGAAATGCAGCTGATAACACGAACAAGAATCCGCAAAATCGAATTAGTGCTTGA